One part of the Sus scrofa isolate TJ Tabasco breed Duroc chromosome 8, Sscrofa11.1, whole genome shotgun sequence genome encodes these proteins:
- the NKX3-2 gene encoding homeobox protein Nkx-3.2, with product MAVRGANTLTPFSIQAILNKKEERGVLPAPEGRPVPGGTAVAVASAPAVCCWRLFGETDAGALGGAEDSLLASPARTRTAAGRTAESPGGWDSDSALSEENEGGRRCKDAPGASGACRAGGTLGLGQTVCELPAAKDLDEEAAGRSDSEMSASVSGDRSPRAEDDGVGTGGARVPTLCGGGGGGGGGGGGGGPAGGAEEEEEPAAPKPRKKRSRAAFSHAQVFELERRFNHQRYLSGPERADLAASLKLTETQVKIWFQNRRYKTKRRQMAADLLASAPAAKKVAVKVLVRDDQRQYLPGEVLRPPSLLPLQPSYYYPYYCLPGWALSTCAAAAGTQ from the exons ATGGCTGTGCGCGGCGCCAACACCTTGACGCCCTTCTCCATCCAGGCGATCCTCAACAAGAAAGAGGAGCGCGGCGTTCTGCCCGCGCCGGAGGGGCGCCCCGTACCCGGGGGCACAGCGGTGGCAGTGGCTTCGGCGCCCGCTGTCTGTTGCTGGCGGCTCTTTGGGGAAACAGACGCGGGCGCTCTGGGGGGCGCCGAGGACTCTCTGCTGGCGTCGCCTGCCAGGACCAGAACGGCTGCGGGGCGGACCGCGGAGAGCCCGGGAGGCTGGGACTCGGACTCGGCGCTGAGCGAAGAGAACGAGGGCGGGCGACGCTGCAAGGACGCGCCGGGGGCCAGCGGGGCCTGCCGTGCAGGAGGGACCCTGGGCCTCGGCCAGACGGTCTGCGAGCTGCCCGCCGCCAAGGACCTGGACGAGGAAGCCGCGGGCCGGAGCGACAGCGAGATGTCGGCTAGCGTCTCAG GCGACCGCAGCCCGAGGGCCGAGGACGACGGTGTTGGCACCGGTGGCGCACGCGTGCCCACCTTgtgcggaggcggcggcggcggcggtggcggcggcggcggcggcgggccggcgggcggcgcggaggaggaggaggagcccgcGGCTCCCAAGCCGCGCAAGAAGCGCTCCCGCGCCGCCTTCTCCCATGCGCAGGTCTTCGAGCTGGAGCGCCGTTTCAACCACCAGCGCTACCTGTCCGGGCCCGAGCGTGCAGACCTGGCCGCGTCGCTGAAACTCACTGAGACGCAGGTGAAGATCTGGTTCCAGAACCGTCGCTACAAGACCAAGCGCCGGCAGATGGCCGCCGATCTGCTGGCCTCGGCACCTGCCGCCAAGAAGGTGGCGGTGAAGGTGCTGGTGCGCGACGACCAGAGACAGTACTTGCCCGGGGAGGTGCTGCGACCACCCTCGCTGCTGCCACTGCAGCCCTCCTACTATTACCCTTATTACTGCCTCCCGGGCTGGGCGCTCTCCACTTGCGCGGCGGCCGCGGGCACCCAGTGA